Proteins encoded by one window of Tunturibacter psychrotolerans:
- a CDS encoding HNH endonuclease signature motif containing protein, producing the protein MIVPRTLPGGRTTRQALPVGPNNLPLCRWCELEILAKRRRTFCSDYCVHQWRLRTDPGYLRDQVLARDRGICSACAIDTIAAYNALKRARGPARAAGLRLYGMKSIVARRSLWDADHIRPVAEGGGQCDLDNLRTLCLLCHREATAQLRQRLRFIRAV; encoded by the coding sequence ATGATCGTCCCTCGCACCCTCCCCGGCGGCCGCACCACGCGTCAGGCCCTTCCGGTCGGCCCCAACAACCTGCCCCTCTGCCGCTGGTGCGAACTCGAAATTCTGGCCAAACGCCGCCGCACCTTCTGCAGCGACTACTGCGTCCATCAATGGCGTCTCCGCACCGACCCCGGCTACCTCCGCGACCAGGTCCTTGCCCGCGACCGCGGCATCTGCTCCGCATGCGCCATCGACACCATCGCCGCCTACAACGCCCTCAAGCGAGCCCGAGGCCCCGCCCGCGCCGCCGGCCTCCGCCTCTACGGCATGAAGTCCATCGTTGCACGCCGCAGCCTCTGGGACGCCGACCACATTCGTCCCGTCGCCGAAGGCGGCGGCCAGTGCGACCTCGACAACCTCCGCACCCTCTGTCTCCTCTGCCACCGCGAAGCCACCGCCCAACTCCGCCAGCGACTCCGCTTCATCCGTGCAGTCTAA
- a CDS encoding Dabb family protein — MIIHTFCFRWKPGTTDAQKERAYDEISELHSQIPGILETNVGANFSPRSQGYEFGGVMKFADRDSMDAYATHPVHLQLLSWLVPLVEALEVDFEV; from the coding sequence ATGATCATCCACACCTTTTGCTTCCGCTGGAAACCCGGAACCACCGATGCTCAAAAAGAGCGAGCCTACGATGAGATCAGCGAACTCCACTCCCAGATCCCCGGCATCCTCGAAACCAACGTCGGGGCCAACTTTTCGCCCCGCTCCCAAGGCTACGAATTCGGCGGCGTCATGAAGTTTGCGGACCGTGATTCGATGGACGCCTACGCAACCCACCCGGTCCATCTCCAACTTCTCTCCTGGCTCGTTCCATTGGTCGAAGCCCTCGAAGTAGACTTCGAAGTCTGA
- a CDS encoding glycosyltransferase family 39 protein: MQTEIGSGRETRTETVALIGIALAVMLIHLLTNGRYGFHRDEFQFLSDARHLDWGFVAYPPFTPFVERVGLQLFGVSMVGLRLFSVIAQALAIVVTGLMARELGGGRLAQVTAALAVATSGLPVFEGTEFQYSSFDYLWWVLIAYCVIRLLKTEDPRWWIGIGVFVGVGLMTKYTILFFITGILGGMVLSSARRYLASGWFWGGVAVALVIFAPNFLWQARHGFISADFLRHIHARDVRLGRANGFLKDQFVICANLATAPIWIAGVIHFLRNERYRMLGWMYLIPFALFLVGKGRGYYLAAAYPMLLAMGAVVWERRVAGLTRVWRRVVLGVGFAAMAAYGVFIYAVIVPLAADGPLKQFALKNNGDLREELGWKEMVGLVAGIRDSLPAEQRSNVGVFTANYGEQGALEILGPAYGLPMPISRTNSAWLRGYPTVPPTTLIVLGFSKATAEKMFTDCRPVGRVDNPEGVENEERGGSVFVCGPPRLPWPEFWKEYQAYG; encoded by the coding sequence GTGCAGACAGAGATTGGCTCGGGCAGGGAGACCCGAACAGAGACCGTGGCGCTGATTGGGATTGCGCTGGCCGTAATGCTGATTCATCTGTTGACGAATGGTCGCTACGGATTTCATCGGGATGAGTTCCAGTTTTTGAGCGATGCGCGGCATCTGGACTGGGGATTTGTCGCCTATCCTCCGTTTACTCCGTTTGTGGAGCGGGTTGGTTTGCAGCTGTTTGGGGTGTCCATGGTGGGGTTGCGCTTGTTTTCCGTGATTGCCCAGGCACTGGCGATTGTGGTGACGGGGTTGATGGCGCGGGAGTTGGGCGGTGGACGGCTGGCGCAGGTGACCGCGGCGCTGGCTGTGGCGACCTCGGGGCTGCCGGTGTTTGAGGGGACGGAGTTTCAATACTCCTCGTTCGATTATCTGTGGTGGGTGTTGATCGCTTATTGCGTGATTCGGTTGTTGAAGACGGAGGATCCGCGGTGGTGGATCGGAATTGGCGTGTTTGTCGGTGTGGGGCTGATGACCAAGTACACGATCTTGTTTTTTATCACGGGGATTCTGGGTGGGATGGTGTTGAGTTCGGCGCGCCGCTACCTTGCCAGTGGCTGGTTCTGGGGTGGAGTGGCGGTCGCGCTGGTGATCTTTGCGCCCAATTTTTTGTGGCAGGCGCGGCATGGATTTATCTCGGCCGACTTTCTGCGGCATATTCATGCGCGGGATGTGAGGCTAGGACGGGCGAATGGTTTTTTGAAAGACCAGTTCGTGATCTGCGCGAACCTGGCTACGGCTCCTATATGGATCGCCGGGGTGATTCATTTTCTTCGGAACGAGCGATACCGGATGCTGGGGTGGATGTACCTTATTCCGTTTGCGCTCTTTTTGGTAGGTAAGGGGCGGGGGTACTATCTTGCGGCGGCCTATCCGATGCTGCTGGCGATGGGTGCCGTGGTTTGGGAGAGAAGGGTCGCTGGGCTTACGCGAGTGTGGCGGCGGGTTGTGCTGGGGGTGGGGTTTGCTGCGATGGCGGCTTATGGGGTCTTTATTTATGCCGTTATCGTGCCGCTGGCGGCGGATGGGCCGCTAAAGCAGTTTGCGCTGAAGAACAATGGGGATCTGCGCGAGGAGCTTGGCTGGAAGGAGATGGTCGGTTTGGTGGCGGGGATTCGCGATTCCCTTCCCGCTGAGCAACGCTCGAATGTTGGCGTGTTTACTGCGAACTATGGAGAGCAAGGCGCGCTGGAGATTCTGGGGCCTGCATATGGTTTGCCGATGCCTATCAGCAGGACTAACTCGGCTTGGCTGCGGGGGTACCCGACGGTGCCGCCTACGACGCTGATTGTTTTGGGATTCTCGAAGGCTACCGCGGAGAAGATGTTTACGGACTGCAGGCCGGTGGGGCGTGTCGATAATCCTGAAGGAGTGGAGAATGAGGAGCGGGGTGGGAGTGTGTTTGTGTGTGGGCCACCGCGGCTTCCCTGGCCTGAGTTCTGGAAGGAGTACCAGGCTTACGGGTGA